The DNA region AGCTTTAGCCTTGCCAGTGACCGTCTTTTTCACCTGAAGCGGTGTATACTCGGCAAAATCACCATGAAGCTGTAAAATTTTAAGGCTAAGTGCCCCTCGAAACTGAGCAAGCTTTAAAACCGTTTTTGGATTGTAGGCAAAAAATATATCTTCAATTGCGACCTCGTCAAATTTATGGTTTTTAAAGATGAGATCAAGCCCCTCGCAAAGCTCGGTAATCTGATACTGAAGTGTGTTTGGTTTTATTTTTATGAGTCCTGCTTCAAGAAGAGTAGTTTTAAATTTATTTTTTTCAAGTATTGCATAACCACAATTCTTCGTACCTGGATCGATTCCTAAAATTTTCATCACTATCTTTTCAATACTTTTTCACGACTTTTTCACGATGTGAAAAAGTTTGTCAGAGTTTAACAAAGGTTTTATTAAATTTAAGATAGTATCACTATAAAAATTCTCGAAATTTAAGGCATAAAAATTTGATAGCAGACGAAATTTTAGAAAATCTTTCAACACAAATTTCACCTGAAGAATACCAAAGCTATATCAAGCAATTAAAATTTAACGAAAAGGCTTCAGACGATCATATTATAGTATTCACTGCACCAAATGAGTTAATGGCTAAATTTATAAATACAAGATATGCTGATAAAATCGCTCATCTATATGAAGTTAGAACAGGCATAAAACCAAATATAGAAATTTCATCTACTAAAAGTAGCAAGGTATCAAAACAAAATCAAATAAATGTTAAGCAGATAAAAACGCAAAGTAGCATTTTAAATCCAAGCTACACATTTGAAAATTTTGTCTGTGGAGCTTCAAATCAATACGCATTTTTAAGCGCAAAAGCAGCCGCTGAAAAACCTGGCGTACTTTATAATCCACTTTTTATATATGGAACGACGGGACTTGGCAAGACTCACTTACTCCAGTCAGTCGGAAATCACTGCCTAAATAAAGGAAAAACCGTTATTTGCGTAACTAGCGAACAATTTATGATAGATTTTACCAGTCACATAAATAACCACTCAATGCCAAAATTTCGTGAAAAATATAGAAACTGCGATGTTTTACTAATAGACGATGTGCAGTTTCTTGGTAAAACTGATAAAATCCAAGAGGAATTTTTCAACACATATAATGAACTTTTAGCAAAAAATGGTCAAATAGTTATGACTTCAGATCGACCTCCAAAGACACTAAAAGGCTTTGAGGATAGGATGATTTCAAGATTTGATAAGGCTTTTATGGCTGATATTACGCCGCCTGAACTTGATACAAAAATAGCCATCATCATCAAAAAATGCGAATTTGATAAAATCGATCTAAATAAAGAGGTCATAAACTACATAGCTACAAACATGGGGGATAATATCCGTGAGATCGAGGGAGCTATCATAAATTTAAACGTATTTAAAACTCTTATGAAAGAAGAGATCACACTCGATCTTGCAAAAAGTATATTAAAAGATTTGATCAAAGAAAAACGTGAAAATATAAATTTCGATACTATCGTTGAAATAGTTAGTAAAGAACTAAATATCAAACAAAGTGATATAAAAAGCAAATCAAGAGTTACAAATATCGTAGAAGCAAGACGAATCATCATATATCTTGCAAAGATGCTTACAACAAACTCAATGCCACAAATTGCAAACTATTTTGGTATGAAAGATCACAGTGCCGTTAGTCATAATATTAAAAAGATAAATGAGCTAATACAAACTAATGAAATTTTTAGTCTAAAAGTTACTGAATTAAAAAATAAAATTTTGACAAAAGGATAAAATACAATATGAAATTTGTGAATAAATGTGAAAAAGAAAATATAATTTTTCACATTTCAAATAGCTGTATTTCGGTGTTTAAAAGTACTTTTCACTTTTTAACATCACCTACTAAAACAAAAAAATTAAATTTAAAAATAGAAGGAAGTTTTTAATGAAGGTTTTAATAAACAAAAATATGCTTGAAAGCATAGTAACAAATACAAATCCATATCTTGAAAAAAGAGATCTTAGTGCTATAACTTCTCACATTTATATCTCAGCAAAAGATGGTGTTTTAAACATAAAAGCAACTGATCATGAAATAGGTCTAGCATATAAGCTAAGTAACGTAAAAATCGTAGATGAAGGTTATGCAACTGCAAATGGTAAAAAACTACTTGACATTATAAAAAGTCTAAAAGACGAAGAAGTGATGTTAGAAACTGTAAACAACTATCTTTATATAAAACAAAAAAACTCAAAATACAAACTTCCAATGTATAAATTTGAAGATTTCCCAGAGTTTCCAACGATTGAGGGCAAATCAAAATTTGATGTTGACGCTGTTATGTTAGGAAGAAGTTTAAAGAAAATTTTACCAAGTATTGATAGCAATAACCCAAAATTTGAACTAAACGGAGCTTTTCTTGATATTAAAAAAGACTTTATAAACATCGTTGGTACTGATACAAGAAGACTTAGTGTATTTAGATTTCAAACACCAACTGAAAAAGAATTTTCACTAATAATCCCTAAAAAAGCTATCAATGAAATACAAAAATTATTTTTTGACAAGATAGAAATTTACTATGATGAAAATATCTTAATCGCTCAAAGCCAAAATTTTGAATTTTTCACAAAACTTATAAATGGTAAATTTCCAGATTACGAGCGTGTAATACCAAAAGAGGTAAGAAAAAGACTTCAGCTAAGTAGAGATAAGATGATAGAGGGTATAAAAACTATCTCAATGCTAAGTGATACAATGAAAATATCCTTTACGAAAGACAATATAACATTTGAAAGTGTTATAGAAGATAATTCTGAAGCAAAAACTACGATAGATTATCAAACTGGTTTAGAGCTTGGAGATGAATTTTTCATAGGTATAAAAAATAGATATTTACTTGACTTTTTAAGTAGTATCGAGGATGAAAATTTTGAGCTTGGATTTAATGAAAGCTCACTAGCATTTGTTGTAAATTCAAAAGAATTAACAACAGTAATAATGCCGATAAATTTATAAGATAAGGCAAGATTATGGAAAATAATTACGGCGCAGAAAATATTAAAGTACTAAAAGGGCTTGAGGCGGTCAGGAAGCGCCCGGGCATGTATATAGGTGATACTAACATAAGCGGTCTTCACCATATGATCTATGAAGTAGTTGATAACTCTATTGACGAAGCGATGGCCGGATACTGCGATACGATAGATGTTGAGCTTACACGTGAGGGCTCAGCGATCATCAGCGATAATGGCCGTGGTATCCCAGTGGATATGCACCCAACTGAAAAAATTTCGGCTGCGACTGTTGTTTTGACAGTGCTTCACGCTGGTGGTAAATTTGACAAGGACACTTATAAAGTATCTGGCGGTCTTCACGGCGTTGGTGTATCTGTTGTAAATGCTCTTTCTAAAAAGCTAGTCGTAAATATCAAACGTGATGGCAAACTTCACAGACAAGAATTTGCAAAAGGTATCCCGCAAAGCGATCTTGAAGTTATAAAAACTACAAACCGCACAGGCACACAAGTCGAGTTTTGGCCAGATGATAGCATATTTGAAGTGACTGAATTTGATGATGAAATTTTAGTAAAAAGATTTCGCGAGCTAGCATATCTAAACCCAAAGATAACTATAAATTTTAAAGATCAAAGAAATGGCAGAAGCGAGAGCTTTCATTTTGAGGGTGGACTTGAGAGCTTTGTAACTGATATGAACAAGGCAAATGCTGTCAGTAAAGCAGTATCATTTAGTGGCGGCGAAGATGACGTGCTTGTTGATTTTGCGCTGCTTTATAACGATACTTATAGTGAAAATTTATTAAGCTTTGTAAATAACATCAAAACTCCAGATGGTGGTACACACGAGGCTGGATTTAGAGCAGGCCTTACAAGAGTTATCACAAACTACGTTCAAGCAAACGCTGCTGCACGTGAAAAAGATACAAAGATAACTGGCGAAGATATCCGCGAGGGATTAATCGCAGTTGTAAGTGTAAAGGTGCCAGAGCCGCAGTTTGAAGGACAAACAAAGGGTAAACTAGGCTCAAGCTATGTAAAACCTATCGTTCAAAAGATGGTTTTTGATGTGCTTACAAAGTATTTTGAAGAAAATCCTATCGAAGCAAGAGCGATAATGGATAAAGCTCTAATGGCAGCTCGTGGTAGAGAAGCCGCTAAAAAAGCTAGGGATCTAACTCGCAAAAAAGAGAGCATGAGCGTAGGCACATTACCTGGCAAATTAGCTGACTGTCAAAGCAAAGATCCAGTAATTAGCGAGCTATATCTAGTGGAGGGCGACTCTGCGGGCGGTTCTGCAAAGCAAGGACGTGATAGGGTTTTTCAAGCGATATTGCCGCTTAAAGGTAAAATTCTAAACGTTGAAAAGGCAAGACTAGATAAAATTTTAAAGTCTGATGAGATAAAAAATATGATAACAGCGCTAGGGTGTGGCATCGGAGATGAATTTGACGCTGAGAAGCTTAGATATCATAAGATCATCATCATGACCGATGCCGACGTCGATGGTAGCCACATTCAGACGCTACTTTTAACTTTCTTCTTTAGATTTTTAAATAAAGTTGTAGAAAATGGCCACATCTACCTAGCTCAGCCGCCACTTTACCGATATAAAAAAGGTAAGAAAGAAATTTATCTAAAAGATGAAAAGGCGCTAAATGAATTTCTCATCGAAACTGGTATCGAAGGTGTTGATATAGAGGGTATAGGCAGTGCTGATTTGATTGATTTCTTAAAGATCGTTGCAGCTTATAGAAGCGTCTTAAAAGAGCTTGAAAAACGCTTTAACGTCTTTTCAGCGATCCGCTATATGATAGAAAATCCAGACATTGTCTCAAAAAGCTACAATGAAATTTTTGAAATTTTAAAGAATTTCTTAAAAGCTGAGGGTCACAATATACTAAACCACTACGTTAGCGAAGATGAGGTTAGAATTTATGTGCAAACTGAAAGCGGCCTAGAAGAGCTTGTAGTAAATGAAAATTTATTCACAAATCCACTTTACGAAGAGGCGCTTTACATCAGCCAAAAGATAAAAGAGCGCGGCCTAGACTTGCATAGTGACGTTATAGATGTGCTTGATGAAGTAGAGAAAAATGCGAAAAAAGGCGCATATATTCAGCGCTACAAAGGTCTTGGTGAGATGAACCCTGAGCAACTTTGGGAAACTACGATGAACCCTGAGAACAGAAGACTTTTAAAGATCAATATAAACGATGCTATAAGCGCCTCTGACACGTTTAATCTCTTCATGGGCGATGAGGTCGAGCCAAGAAGAAACTACATCCAAGACCACGCAAAAGACGTTAAACACTTAGATATTTAAAAGGTGATCAAAATTAATTTTGATCTAATTAGCAAAAAATAAAGGATAAAAGATGAGCGAAGAGCTAGATATGAAATATGGCGAAAAAATTTTGAAAGAATTTGACGTAGAGAGTGACCTTGAGGTCTGGGAAAATAAGCAAACAAGGGACTATGTCATAAAGATCACTCTGCCTGAGTTTTGCTGCCTTTGCCCTCGCTCTGGTTATCCTGACTTTGCGACGATATATCTTGAATACATCCCAAACAAGCTAGTTGTCGAGCTAAAAGCGATAAAGCTTTATATAAATAGCTTTATGAACCGAAACATCAGCCACGAAGATAGTATAAATGAAATTTACTCTGTTTTAGAAAAAAAACTTGAGCCAAAATTTATGAAGATAGTGGGTGACTTTAACCCACGTGGAAATGTTCATACAGTTATTGAGATCAGCTCTGATCTAGTGGTGAAAAAGCCAGCTGAAGAGAAAGAATTTACTCCAAAAAGTAGGGAGAGAAGTTTTAGTGATAAGCCACGTGAGAGACGAAGTACAAGTGATCGTGGCAGCAGCAGGGGCAGCAGAGATGATAAATTTAAAAAAGATGACAAGCCAAGAAGAAGCTTAAATAAAGAGGGCTTTAGAAAGATAAGCTATGCCGATGATAAAAAGCCAAAAGTAGTCAAAAAGGATAAATAATGATAAGTGCTAAGCTTATAGAACATATCTTTAAAGCAGCATCTATATCACGTTGGAATGACTATCCAAAGATGACAAATTTAGTCGAGCTTGATAAGCAGGCTCATAAATTTATCATCGCTTATTTCATAGCAAAACAAGAGCAAGACGCCGATATGAACTATATCATTGAGGCTGGAATTTTTGAGTTTTTAAGTAGGGTCGTAGTCACAGACATACGTCCAGACGTCTTTCACCACATCCAAAAGACAAAAAAAGAGCAGATAAATAGCTGGGTTTTAAGTAATCTTGATAGCCTTATTTCAGATATTGAAGATGGCGAGTTTTTAGAGAGATTTAAAAGTTATTTTAAAAGTGACAAAAAGCATGAAAAAGAGCGTCTCATTCTAAAAGCAGCTAGCTATCTTGCCACTAGATGGGAATTTTCTATCGTCTATCAAACGAGCCAGTTTTTAAGCGATATAGAAGAGCTTAAAGCCAAGGTTGAAGAGGAGATGGAGGATTATTACGAGTTAATTGGCGTTAGAAAGATCGCTATGAATCAAAAATTAGCCCGCCTTGTTGATCTAAGTGGTAGGCTAAGGTTTCAAAAGCGCTGGGCACAAACGCCTCGTATCCCTGAAACTGCAGTCTTAGGACATATGTTAGTTGTTGCAATACTTAGCTATTTTTATTCACTAAAAGCAAAAGCTTGCAAAAAGCGTCTAGAAAATAACTTCTTTTGTGCGCTATTTCACGACCTACCAGAGAGCCTCACAAGAGATATCATAAGCCCTGTAAAATACGGCGTAAAAGGGCTAAATGAGATCATCAGCGAGTATGAGATGAGGCTTATTGATGAGAGGATTTTGCCATTTGTGCCTGAAAAGATCAAAGATGAGTTTAGCTACATCCTTGGCATCAGAAAAGATGGCGAGAAGTTTATAAAAGATGAGTTTGAAAATAGAACTTATGAGCGCAAGATCATCTGCCACGAAGGGACGATGGAGAACGTAAATGAGGATAAATTTAACCCAATCGATGGCAAAGCGCTAAAATACTGCGACAAGCTCTCAGCCTACATCGAAGCTGGAATTTCTATAAGCTACGGCGTCAAGTCAAAAGAGCTAACTGATGGCTTTAATAATATGTATAAATTTTTTAGCGAAAAACCTAAGATCGACGGAGTTGATTTTTTAGAAATTTGCGATGATTTTAATGAACACTTTGGTTTAGAAAGACCCCCTCTCAGATGACTGCGGCACACACTTAATACAAGTGCTCTGCTGTGTTCCCACCCTGAAGCGGTGCTCATAAAAAGCATTGCACAGGTCTAAGAAGGAGCTTCGCAATCATACAGAAACTATACTTAAATTTTGTTTTATAGTTACATTTTTAAAAATTTAGCTTTAAAAGTATATAATCAGCCCAAATTTCATAAAAAGTAGAGTAATGTCTGGAAAGTTTAAACTTCGTTTTTTATCAGCTTTTAGAGATTTTTTTATCTATCATCACAAATCTTTAGAGTTTCGTGCCAAAATTTTTGCCGCAATGATCTCTGCTAAATTTGACCCAGATGAAGATGATTTTTTTGTTTTAAATGACATTACAAATGAAATTTATGAAAATGACCAAACCAGAAAAGACTTTTTGATCCAAACTGTTAAAGAGTATGTAGCAAGAGTTAAAAGAAACGATAGAATCACACTTGATGCACTACTTTTAAGCATTGATAAAGACCTAAAAGATCACAAAAGATACGCCAAAAAGATAGATTTTTCTCACCTTCGTCGCTTGATGAGTGGCTGTGAGGAAGAAATTTTAGTTCAGCAAAGAGTTTATGAGTTTTTAATAAACGAAGTTAAACTCTATTCTTAAAATTATCATTCATTTTAAATTTTTAATCATCAACTAGCATAAAATTATTTCTTCATCTGAATAGCAGTCTGGATCATCTCATCACTTGTTGTGATACTTTTTGCACTAGCCTCATAAGCCTTTTGTGTGACTATAACCTCACTTAGCGCTTGACCAAGATCGACATTACTCATTTCAAGTTTATTTGCAAGGATTTGTGAGCCATAAATAGTCTCACCAGCTTTATTTTTATAAAAAAATGCTTCACCTGAATTTGGAGTTGCTTCATAGAGATTATCGCCCACTTTTGATACGCCCTGTTCATTTTGGAAGTGATATAGAGCTATTTTTGCAACTATAAATGAGCGAGAATTGTCAAAATTTGCCATAATATTTCCACGATCATCGACGCTATATTTTGTGAGATTTCCTTCGGCGTAGCCATCTGCTTTTATGACAAAGTCTTTTTTTGAATTGGCCGAGCTTGTTATGCCATTATAGACGTTTGCATCTCCATCGCCAAGAAAATTTAAAGCCACGTTTCCAACACTTGTTAATGTATTTGTAACAAGCCTGCCGCTACCATCAAAAGTAAGTGTTCCCATAGCTGTATTTTGTACAACACCATTAGCATCAGTTATCGTAGCTGTGGCATTCCATGTAGTTTGGTTGCCACCTTGAGGGATTTGCTTTGTAAAATTTATAGTTACTAAGCTCTTTGTACCATCACTGTTATATATCTCTGAGCTTAGTTTTTCTTTATTAGCTACTTCAACTAGTGATGTAACTTCAGCTTTTACATCTAAGCTAGCAAAATTCATAAATTTTAGGCTTTTATTGTTTATATGCCAGCTGCCATCACTCTCTAGCGTGGTTGAAAACTCACTAAATTTACCATCGCCGTCTTTTACTTTTACCACTACGCTATCGCCTGCTTTTGCACCAAAGTTCGTCTGACTTAGCGGGATTTGCCCATTTAGTGAGATAGTTTTGTTTGTATTATCGAGTGTATAGTTAAAATTTGCCGCATCAATGGCTGTTGTTCGCTTATCTGTTATAAGGCTTGAGTCTA from Campylobacter concisus includes:
- the ruvC gene encoding crossover junction endodeoxyribonuclease RuvC, whose product is MVMKILGIDPGTKNCGYAILEKNKFKTTLLEAGLIKIKPNTLQYQITELCEGLDLIFKNHKFDEVAIEDIFFAYNPKTVLKLAQFRGALSLKILQLHGDFAEYTPLQVKKTVTGKAKADKEQVAFMVKKILGINKEIKPLDITDAIAIALTHANNLRIS
- the dnaA gene encoding chromosomal replication initiator protein DnaA gives rise to the protein MIADEILENLSTQISPEEYQSYIKQLKFNEKASDDHIIVFTAPNELMAKFINTRYADKIAHLYEVRTGIKPNIEISSTKSSKVSKQNQINVKQIKTQSSILNPSYTFENFVCGASNQYAFLSAKAAAEKPGVLYNPLFIYGTTGLGKTHLLQSVGNHCLNKGKTVICVTSEQFMIDFTSHINNHSMPKFREKYRNCDVLLIDDVQFLGKTDKIQEEFFNTYNELLAKNGQIVMTSDRPPKTLKGFEDRMISRFDKAFMADITPPELDTKIAIIIKKCEFDKIDLNKEVINYIATNMGDNIREIEGAIINLNVFKTLMKEEITLDLAKSILKDLIKEKRENINFDTIVEIVSKELNIKQSDIKSKSRVTNIVEARRIIIYLAKMLTTNSMPQIANYFGMKDHSAVSHNIKKINELIQTNEIFSLKVTELKNKILTKG
- the dnaN gene encoding DNA polymerase III subunit beta produces the protein MKVLINKNMLESIVTNTNPYLEKRDLSAITSHIYISAKDGVLNIKATDHEIGLAYKLSNVKIVDEGYATANGKKLLDIIKSLKDEEVMLETVNNYLYIKQKNSKYKLPMYKFEDFPEFPTIEGKSKFDVDAVMLGRSLKKILPSIDSNNPKFELNGAFLDIKKDFINIVGTDTRRLSVFRFQTPTEKEFSLIIPKKAINEIQKLFFDKIEIYYDENILIAQSQNFEFFTKLINGKFPDYERVIPKEVRKRLQLSRDKMIEGIKTISMLSDTMKISFTKDNITFESVIEDNSEAKTTIDYQTGLELGDEFFIGIKNRYLLDFLSSIEDENFELGFNESSLAFVVNSKELTTVIMPINL
- the gyrB gene encoding DNA topoisomerase (ATP-hydrolyzing) subunit B translates to MENNYGAENIKVLKGLEAVRKRPGMYIGDTNISGLHHMIYEVVDNSIDEAMAGYCDTIDVELTREGSAIISDNGRGIPVDMHPTEKISAATVVLTVLHAGGKFDKDTYKVSGGLHGVGVSVVNALSKKLVVNIKRDGKLHRQEFAKGIPQSDLEVIKTTNRTGTQVEFWPDDSIFEVTEFDDEILVKRFRELAYLNPKITINFKDQRNGRSESFHFEGGLESFVTDMNKANAVSKAVSFSGGEDDVLVDFALLYNDTYSENLLSFVNNIKTPDGGTHEAGFRAGLTRVITNYVQANAAAREKDTKITGEDIREGLIAVVSVKVPEPQFEGQTKGKLGSSYVKPIVQKMVFDVLTKYFEENPIEARAIMDKALMAARGREAAKKARDLTRKKESMSVGTLPGKLADCQSKDPVISELYLVEGDSAGGSAKQGRDRVFQAILPLKGKILNVEKARLDKILKSDEIKNMITALGCGIGDEFDAEKLRYHKIIIMTDADVDGSHIQTLLLTFFFRFLNKVVENGHIYLAQPPLYRYKKGKKEIYLKDEKALNEFLIETGIEGVDIEGIGSADLIDFLKIVAAYRSVLKELEKRFNVFSAIRYMIENPDIVSKSYNEIFEILKNFLKAEGHNILNHYVSEDEVRIYVQTESGLEELVVNENLFTNPLYEEALYISQKIKERGLDLHSDVIDVLDEVEKNAKKGAYIQRYKGLGEMNPEQLWETTMNPENRRLLKININDAISASDTFNLFMGDEVEPRRNYIQDHAKDVKHLDI
- the queF gene encoding preQ(1) synthase; translated protein: MSEELDMKYGEKILKEFDVESDLEVWENKQTRDYVIKITLPEFCCLCPRSGYPDFATIYLEYIPNKLVVELKAIKLYINSFMNRNISHEDSINEIYSVLEKKLEPKFMKIVGDFNPRGNVHTVIEISSDLVVKKPAEEKEFTPKSRERSFSDKPRERRSTSDRGSSRGSRDDKFKKDDKPRRSLNKEGFRKISYADDKKPKVVKKDK
- a CDS encoding HD domain-containing protein, translated to MISAKLIEHIFKAASISRWNDYPKMTNLVELDKQAHKFIIAYFIAKQEQDADMNYIIEAGIFEFLSRVVVTDIRPDVFHHIQKTKKEQINSWVLSNLDSLISDIEDGEFLERFKSYFKSDKKHEKERLILKAASYLATRWEFSIVYQTSQFLSDIEELKAKVEEEMEDYYELIGVRKIAMNQKLARLVDLSGRLRFQKRWAQTPRIPETAVLGHMLVVAILSYFYSLKAKACKKRLENNFFCALFHDLPESLTRDIISPVKYGVKGLNEIISEYEMRLIDERILPFVPEKIKDEFSYILGIRKDGEKFIKDEFENRTYERKIICHEGTMENVNEDKFNPIDGKALKYCDKLSAYIEAGISISYGVKSKELTDGFNNMYKFFSEKPKIDGVDFLEICDDFNEHFGLERPPLR
- a CDS encoding flagellar hook protein FlgE codes for the protein MMRGFYNGISGIKTQSFGMDVWANNISNINNVGFKASIPEFKNLINQHMASAGSGPTNNQVGLGATKQTTALKMTNGSFQNTDNNFDLAIGGKGFFGVVDKNGRNYYTRTGSFDIDGAGNLVDNKGNLLLGTLTSFTPVTPSANALRKYGQTKGTTQAFTAKEEDLKLGDTGSQKGINLPHFLYMPAKQTKNINLKGNLDSSLITDKRTTAIDAANFNYTLDNTNKTISLNGQIPLSQTNFGAKAGDSVVVKVKDGDGKFSEFSTTLESDGSWHINNKSLKFMNFASLDVKAEVTSLVEVANKEKLSSEIYNSDGTKSLVTINFTKQIPQGGNQTTWNATATITDANGVVQNTAMGTLTFDGSGRLVTNTLTSVGNVALNFLGDGDANVYNGITSSANSKKDFVIKADGYAEGNLTKYSVDDRGNIMANFDNSRSFIVAKIALYHFQNEQGVSKVGDNLYEATPNSGEAFFYKNKAGETIYGSQILANKLEMSNVDLGQALSEVIVTQKAYEASAKSITTSDEMIQTAIQMKK